In Lentibacillus amyloliquefaciens, one DNA window encodes the following:
- a CDS encoding DUF6220 domain-containing protein: MRTVGRWLYFIFAIIFLLCSLGQFFLAGMAIFGEGQFWSDHKMLAHLFGLNIPIIMMISAFMGNAKREDYFSILGLLILIITMYATANLGFRHPFLGALHPILGVLIIMLSILNVFRSKVLLGNKK; the protein is encoded by the coding sequence ATGAGAACTGTGGGAAGATGGCTTTATTTCATTTTCGCCATAATCTTTCTACTTTGCAGTCTGGGACAATTTTTCCTTGCGGGGATGGCCATTTTTGGCGAAGGTCAGTTTTGGTCTGACCATAAAATGCTTGCTCACTTATTTGGATTGAATATTCCGATTATCATGATGATCAGTGCATTCATGGGCAATGCCAAAAGGGAAGATTATTTTTCCATCCTGGGATTATTAATACTGATTATTACCATGTATGCAACAGCCAATCTGGGCTTTCGTCATCCATTTCTGGGAGCACTGCATCCTATCTTGGGCGTGTTAATTATCATGCTGTCAATATTGAATGTGTTCCGTTCAAAAGTTCTATTGGGAAATAAAAAGTAA
- a CDS encoding DUF5957 family protein, protein MMRLVIFVILGLIGGYFLGSIIFRLMAGFGVNISGLPLIFMFFPYLTAIILAILLPVIDKKNRQN, encoded by the coding sequence ATGATGCGTTTAGTTATATTCGTTATTTTGGGGCTTATCGGCGGCTACTTTCTTGGAAGTATCATTTTTAGATTAATGGCCGGGTTTGGCGTTAATATTTCAGGGCTGCCGCTGATTTTCATGTTTTTTCCTTATTTAACAGCAATCATTTTAGCTATATTATTGCCGGTGATTGACAAAAAGAACAGGCAAAACTAA
- a CDS encoding response regulator transcription factor — translation MQKILIIEDELSIAELERDYLEVNGFSSDIATTGEEGLQMAESNTYHLILLDLMLPGVDGFELCEQLRKTFDIPILMITARKEDIDKIRGFDRGADDYIVKPFNPNELVARVKAHLNRYERLVTRNSESNTIHVEGLFIDRDSRRVFVNDVEKTFTVKEFDLLVFLATNPNKVFSKNHLFERIWGIDSMGDLTTVTVHIRKIREKIEPIPSNPKYIETIWGVGYRFIKSN, via the coding sequence ATGCAAAAAATTTTGATCATTGAGGACGAGTTAAGTATCGCAGAATTAGAACGGGATTACCTTGAGGTCAACGGATTTTCCAGTGATATTGCGACTACCGGTGAGGAAGGACTGCAAATGGCAGAATCAAATACGTATCATCTGATTTTGCTGGATTTAATGCTGCCCGGGGTTGATGGATTTGAATTATGTGAGCAGCTTAGAAAAACTTTTGACATTCCGATATTAATGATAACGGCCAGAAAAGAGGATATCGATAAAATACGCGGCTTTGACCGGGGTGCTGATGATTATATTGTAAAACCGTTTAACCCCAATGAGCTGGTTGCCAGAGTGAAAGCCCATTTAAACCGGTATGAACGATTGGTCACTCGTAATAGCGAATCAAACACAATCCATGTGGAAGGGTTATTCATCGACCGGGATTCACGTCGGGTTTTTGTCAATGATGTGGAAAAGACGTTCACTGTCAAGGAATTTGATCTGCTGGTCTTTCTGGCGACAAATCCAAACAAAGTGTTCAGCAAGAATCATCTATTTGAACGGATATGGGGCATTGATTCAATGGGGGATCTAACAACTGTAACAGTGCATATCCGGAAGATAAGGGAGAAAATTGAACCCATCCCTTCCAATCCAAAGTATATTGAAACTATTTGGGGAGTAGGGTACCGCTTTATAAAATCAAATTAA
- a CDS encoding sensor histidine kinase, which yields MSIRKRLILSNIGMIVIPIFSVLILEIFLGYLLFIVFDGNPQGTEQNLFISFRFIGMLIILIVTNGLLTYFISKSIIQPIKNLSNAAKKISDGDLDFSVTSDKKDELGELSNTFEKMRLDLKEAKGTQARYEQNRKELIASISHDLKTPLTSIKGYVTGIQDGVANTPEKLERYMKTIYNKASDMDSLIDELFLYSKLDLGRAPFTFEEIDLYPFFTDFIDELNFNMEKGTAVFLADEGRDYTAKADRDQLKRVVTNIAQNSLKYMDKEHKQIHVELTSESDRVVVKIKDNGNGISKDDLPYIFESFYRTDSSRNSRTGSSGLGLSIVRKIIDEHGGTIWAESQPGEGTSVNFTLKKVT from the coding sequence TTGTCAATCAGGAAACGATTGATTTTATCGAATATAGGAATGATTGTGATACCGATTTTTTCCGTCCTAATCCTTGAAATATTTCTTGGCTATTTATTATTTATTGTTTTTGATGGCAACCCGCAAGGAACTGAGCAGAATTTATTCATCAGCTTTCGATTTATCGGCATGTTAATCATTTTAATTGTAACAAATGGACTGCTGACATATTTTATATCAAAAAGCATTATCCAACCGATTAAGAACCTCTCCAATGCAGCAAAAAAAATCAGTGATGGCGATTTGGACTTCAGTGTGACATCAGATAAAAAGGATGAACTTGGTGAGCTGTCCAATACTTTTGAAAAGATGCGGCTGGATTTAAAAGAGGCGAAAGGTACTCAAGCACGATATGAACAAAATCGTAAAGAACTGATCGCCAGTATTTCTCATGATTTGAAAACACCTTTAACGTCAATCAAAGGCTATGTAACAGGCATTCAGGACGGCGTGGCCAATACACCGGAAAAACTGGAACGTTACATGAAAACAATTTATAACAAGGCAAGCGATATGGATAGTTTAATTGATGAACTTTTTTTATATTCAAAATTGGATTTGGGGCGTGCACCTTTTACATTTGAAGAAATAGACCTTTATCCTTTTTTTACGGACTTTATTGACGAATTGAATTTTAATATGGAAAAAGGTACTGCAGTGTTTTTGGCGGATGAGGGTAGGGATTATACAGCAAAAGCTGATCGGGACCAGTTAAAACGGGTTGTGACGAATATCGCCCAAAACAGCCTGAAATATATGGATAAAGAACATAAACAGATCCACGTTGAGTTAACATCTGAATCTGATCGGGTTGTTGTAAAGATAAAAGATAATGGAAACGGCATATCCAAAGATGACCTTCCATATATTTTTGAAAGCTTTTACCGTACGGATTCATCAAGGAATTCCAGGACTGGCAGCAGTGGACTGGGATTGTCGATTGTTAGGAAAATCATTGATGAACATGGCGGAACTATTTGGGCTGAAAGTCAGCCAGGAGAAGGCACAAGTGTTAACTTTACCCTTAAGAAGGTGACGTAA